One part of the Streptomyces sp. NBC_00286 genome encodes these proteins:
- a CDS encoding serine/threonine-protein kinase, which translates to MSERKECQRPGCSGAYEDVGGGELYCDTCGLAPVVSSSGMVGSPPTGITAGGKNSRGSGRGSASSRSSSRSSSRSARSSQSRRSVSGRLSRSLSGRTSSRSVSVRSSGKTTGSSGRGRLGVGLVQVPDVPRPDPREMVQENPEVPERKRFCSRSDCGAPVGRSRGERPGRTEGFCTKCGHPYSFMPKLRAGDVVHGQYEVVGCLAHGGLGWIYLAVDRAVSDRWVVLKGLLDTGDQDAMAAAISERRFLAEIEHSNIVRIYNFVEHLDQRTGSLDGYIVMEYVGGKSLKEIANERRTPAGKRDPLPVEQACAYGIEALEALGHLHSRNLLYCDFKVDNAIQTEDQLKLIDMGAVRRMDDDESAIYGTVGYQAPEVAELGPSVASDLYTVARTLAVLTFDFQGYTNVFVDSLPDPDNIEVFRQYESFYRLLVRATDPDPARRFASAEEMAEQLTGVLREVVALQTGRPRPFLSTLFGPELKVTDTELFEELEGDVSRLGARAVPVGRRRRALVGANGSPALAAGNSGAAFSSGTGGAALSGGGAANALGAGGAVQAGGGAANASPAQSAASALAPKPTALVKPVDAAVAALALPVPRVDPGDPNAGFLAGLMASAPAELISALHAAPTGSLELRLRELRARLEMRELASATGTLAALEADHPDDWRVVWYRGIAALASGDHEVAALSFDAIYDAFPGEPAPKLALGLCAEVLGQLDNAAEYYRLVWTTDPSYVSAAFGLARVQLAAGDRQGAVRTLESVPEANIHYTAARVAAVRARLRHRINEGPSAPFLDDLTAAAGQIEALRGYGLDAVRREQLSTEVLGCALDWVLSGSQGSSPPSTGARTVLLGSDLDERGLRFGLERSYRTLARLAQGGEERIDLVERANRYRPRTWV; encoded by the coding sequence GTGAGCGAGCGTAAAGAGTGCCAGCGCCCCGGTTGCTCGGGGGCCTACGAGGACGTGGGCGGCGGCGAGTTGTACTGCGACACCTGCGGTCTGGCGCCGGTCGTCTCCTCGAGCGGCATGGTCGGCTCGCCGCCGACCGGGATCACGGCGGGCGGCAAGAACTCCCGCGGTTCCGGCCGCGGCAGTGCGAGCTCGCGCTCCAGTTCCCGGTCCTCGTCGCGCTCGGCACGCTCCTCGCAGTCCCGGCGTTCGGTGTCGGGGCGGCTGTCGCGCTCTCTGTCGGGGCGGACGTCGAGCCGTTCGGTGTCGGTGCGCAGCTCCGGCAAGACGACCGGGTCCTCCGGCCGCGGCCGGCTGGGCGTCGGCCTCGTCCAGGTTCCGGACGTGCCGCGCCCCGATCCGCGCGAGATGGTCCAGGAGAACCCCGAGGTCCCCGAGCGGAAGCGGTTCTGCTCGCGCTCCGACTGCGGGGCGCCGGTGGGGCGTTCGCGGGGCGAGAGGCCGGGGCGTACGGAGGGTTTCTGCACCAAGTGCGGGCACCCGTACTCGTTCATGCCGAAGCTGCGCGCGGGCGATGTGGTGCACGGCCAGTACGAGGTGGTCGGCTGCCTCGCGCACGGCGGGCTCGGCTGGATCTATCTCGCAGTGGACCGCGCGGTGTCCGACCGCTGGGTGGTGCTCAAGGGCCTGCTCGACACGGGCGACCAGGACGCGATGGCCGCCGCCATATCCGAGCGCCGGTTCCTCGCCGAGATCGAGCACTCCAACATCGTGCGGATCTACAACTTCGTCGAGCATCTCGACCAGCGCACGGGCTCCCTCGACGGCTACATCGTCATGGAGTACGTCGGCGGCAAGTCCCTCAAGGAGATCGCCAACGAGCGTCGTACGCCCGCCGGGAAGCGTGACCCGCTGCCGGTCGAGCAGGCCTGCGCGTACGGCATCGAGGCACTCGAGGCACTCGGGCATCTGCACAGCCGCAACCTGTTGTACTGCGACTTCAAGGTCGACAACGCGATCCAGACCGAGGACCAGCTCAAGCTGATCGACATGGGCGCGGTGCGCAGGATGGACGACGACGAGTCGGCCATCTACGGCACGGTCGGCTACCAGGCGCCGGAGGTCGCCGAGCTCGGCCCCTCGGTCGCCTCCGACCTGTACACGGTGGCCCGTACGCTCGCGGTGCTGACCTTCGACTTCCAGGGCTACACGAACGTGTTCGTGGACTCCCTGCCCGACCCCGACAACATCGAGGTCTTCCGCCAGTACGAGTCGTTCTACCGGCTGCTGGTCCGCGCCACAGACCCCGACCCGGCCCGCCGGTTCGCCTCCGCCGAGGAGATGGCGGAACAGCTGACGGGCGTACTGCGCGAGGTCGTGGCGCTCCAGACGGGCCGCCCCCGCCCCTTCCTCTCCACCCTCTTCGGTCCCGAACTGAAAGTCACGGACACGGAGTTGTTCGAGGAGCTGGAGGGGGATGTGTCGCGGCTGGGGGCGCGGGCGGTGCCGGTGGGACGGCGGCGCCGGGCGCTGGTCGGGGCCAACGGGAGCCCGGCGCTGGCCGCGGGCAATAGCGGTGCGGCGTTTTCTTCAGGCACCGGAGGTGCCGCGCTGTCTGGCGGCGGAGCCGCTAACGCTCTTGGCGCCGGAGGCGCCGTGCAGGCGGGCGGCGGAGCCGCCAATGCCTCCCCCGCCCAAAGCGCGGCCAGCGCACTCGCGCCGAAACCGACCGCCCTCGTCAAGCCGGTCGACGCGGCCGTCGCCGCGCTCGCCCTGCCGGTCCCCCGGGTCGACCCCGGCGACCCGAACGCCGGTTTCCTCGCCGGCCTCATGGCGTCCGCGCCCGCGGAGCTGATCTCCGCTCTGCACGCGGCGCCCACCGGCTCCCTGGAGCTGCGGCTGCGCGAGTTGCGGGCCCGGCTCGAGATGCGCGAACTCGCCAGCGCCACAGGGACACTCGCGGCTCTTGAGGCGGACCACCCCGACGACTGGCGGGTGGTCTGGTACCGCGGCATCGCCGCGCTCGCGAGCGGCGACCACGAGGTGGCGGCGCTGTCCTTCGACGCCATCTACGACGCGTTCCCCGGCGAGCCCGCCCCCAAGCTGGCCCTCGGCCTGTGCGCGGAGGTCCTCGGGCAGCTGGACAACGCCGCGGAGTACTACCGCCTGGTGTGGACGACCGACCCGAGCTATGTGAGCGCGGCGTTCGGACTGGCCCGCGTACAACTGGCGGCCGGAGACCGGCAGGGGGCCGTACGGACCCTGGAGTCGGTGCCGGAGGCGAACATCCACTACACGGCGGCCCGTGTCGCCGCCGTACGGGCGCGGCTTCGGCACCGGATCAACGAGGGGCCCAGCGCACCGTTCCTGGACGACCTGACCGCGGCCGCCGGGCAGATCGAGGCGCTGCGCGGGTACGGACTGGACGCGGTCCGCCGCGAGCAGTTGTCCACAGAGGTCCTCGGCTGCGCCCTGGACTGGGTACTCTCCGGTAGCCAGGGTTCCTCGCCACCGAGTACGGGAGCGCGGACCGTACTGCTCGGCAGTGACCTGGACGAGCGAGGCCTCCGTTTCGGTCTGGAGCGCTCGTACCGGACACTGGCCCGGCTCGCCCAAGGTGGCGAGGAGAGGATCGATCTGGTGGAGCGCGCCAACCGCTACCGCCCCCGGACGTGGGTGTAA
- a CDS encoding glutamate ABC transporter substrate-binding protein, translated as MRARRVRAALKGWGGVGAMAVVLALTAVFALVLPLSQSRGDGSTGTGGQGVAEGTQTKADDDCTNPQDQSLAPSGEDGATIQEIRKRGFLRVGVDQNSYRWGYRDPNSDSETSELEGFDIDLAHAIAGEILGDPEKIRFQAIPTNERIPAIQGDRVDMVVRTMTISCTRLKEVAFSSPYFETGQQVLAPKTSDIKGYDDSLANKKICTAATSTAWETLTADQESGKLVASADIKTTVPNQLDCLVRLQLGEVDAVVTDGALAASQAAQDPTVELKGEPFTTEYYGVAMKKDADDLVRRVNQVLVDYRKNGWQQSYDKWLKPTIQKAAVPPPVKYQ; from the coding sequence ATGAGGGCACGACGTGTGCGGGCCGCTCTGAAGGGCTGGGGCGGCGTCGGCGCGATGGCGGTCGTCCTGGCCCTGACAGCGGTTTTCGCGCTGGTGCTGCCGCTGTCGCAGTCCCGCGGGGACGGCAGTACGGGCACCGGCGGCCAGGGCGTGGCCGAGGGCACGCAGACCAAGGCCGACGACGACTGCACGAACCCACAGGACCAGAGCCTGGCGCCGTCCGGCGAGGACGGCGCGACGATCCAGGAGATCCGGAAACGCGGCTTCCTTCGGGTCGGCGTCGACCAGAACAGCTACCGCTGGGGCTACCGCGATCCGAACAGCGACTCGGAGACCAGTGAGCTGGAGGGCTTCGACATCGATCTCGCGCACGCGATAGCGGGCGAGATCCTCGGCGATCCGGAAAAGATCCGCTTCCAGGCCATCCCCACCAATGAACGGATCCCGGCCATCCAGGGAGACCGCGTCGACATGGTCGTGCGCACGATGACGATCAGCTGCACCCGGCTGAAGGAAGTGGCCTTCTCCTCGCCCTACTTCGAGACCGGACAGCAGGTCCTGGCCCCGAAGACCTCGGACATCAAGGGGTACGACGACTCGCTGGCGAACAAGAAGATCTGCACGGCGGCGACGTCCACCGCCTGGGAGACCCTGACCGCGGACCAGGAGTCCGGCAAGCTGGTCGCCTCCGCCGACATCAAGACCACCGTGCCCAACCAGCTCGACTGTCTGGTGAGGCTTCAGCTCGGTGAGGTCGACGCCGTGGTGACCGACGGCGCGCTCGCCGCGAGCCAGGCCGCGCAGGACCCGACGGTCGAGCTCAAGGGGGAACCGTTCACGACCGAGTACTACGGGGTGGCGATGAAGAAGGACGCCGACGACCTGGTGCGCCGGGTCAACCAAGTACTGGTGGACTACCGCAAGAACGGCTGGCAGCAGTCGTACGACAAGTGGCTCAAGCCGACCATCCAGAAGGCGGCGGTACCACCGCCCGTCAAGTACCAGTAG
- a CDS encoding PP2C family serine/threonine-protein phosphatase, which produces MSQMPPALSKCPSCEEPLESGDRFCGACGYDLSAVPAPPDDNPTMTMNGSAPHPPHPPYPPAPPVDWPVAPEVDSSHRPAPLHVPSEIQGTDSAGHELPAHASGVRFDGPPEPDEYALQAPDPRTADFVATPSAGTKVCVACRAGQVDRDGYCENCGHAQPRERDHMEQELDAVSAVSDRGLRHHRNEDAFAISSTALPDGSSAVVAIVCDGVSSATRPDEASLAASRAANESLLEALPRGTHPQQAMHDAIVAASRAVNSLAGAAPSEHAPHQNAPACTLVGAVVTPTLLIVGWVGDSRAYWIPVDRTAPAARLTEDDSWAAQMVAAGLMNEAEAYADERAHAITGWLGADAYELEPHTASFKPDRPGVVVVCTDGLWNYAEAAEEMAQVIPPDAALRPLHSARVLVGHALDGGGHDNVTVAVLPFPAPPMGAGSA; this is translated from the coding sequence ATGTCGCAGATGCCCCCGGCGTTGTCGAAGTGCCCCAGCTGCGAGGAGCCGCTGGAGTCGGGCGACCGCTTCTGCGGTGCCTGCGGGTACGACCTGTCGGCCGTGCCCGCACCGCCGGACGACAATCCCACGATGACCATGAACGGCTCGGCGCCGCACCCCCCGCACCCCCCGTACCCTCCGGCTCCGCCGGTGGACTGGCCGGTCGCTCCTGAGGTGGACAGCTCCCACCGGCCCGCCCCGCTCCATGTGCCGTCGGAGATCCAGGGCACCGATTCGGCGGGCCACGAACTCCCGGCCCACGCGTCGGGCGTACGGTTCGACGGGCCCCCGGAGCCCGACGAGTACGCCTTGCAGGCACCAGACCCGCGTACCGCCGACTTCGTGGCGACCCCGTCCGCGGGCACCAAGGTGTGCGTGGCCTGCCGTGCGGGCCAGGTCGACCGGGACGGCTACTGCGAGAACTGCGGCCACGCACAGCCGCGTGAACGGGACCACATGGAACAAGAGTTGGACGCCGTATCCGCGGTCAGCGACCGAGGGCTGCGTCATCACCGCAACGAGGACGCGTTCGCGATCTCCTCGACCGCACTGCCCGACGGCTCCTCCGCGGTCGTCGCGATCGTCTGCGACGGGGTCTCCTCGGCGACCCGCCCGGACGAGGCCTCCCTCGCCGCGTCCCGCGCCGCCAACGAGTCGCTGCTGGAGGCCCTGCCCCGGGGCACGCACCCCCAGCAGGCGATGCACGACGCGATCGTCGCCGCCTCACGGGCGGTCAACTCCCTTGCGGGAGCCGCCCCTTCCGAGCACGCCCCGCATCAGAACGCGCCCGCCTGCACCCTCGTGGGCGCCGTGGTCACCCCCACCCTGCTGATCGTCGGCTGGGTCGGCGACAGCCGCGCCTACTGGATCCCAGTGGATCGCACCGCCCCCGCGGCCCGGCTCACCGAGGACGACTCCTGGGCCGCGCAGATGGTCGCCGCGGGCCTGATGAACGAGGCGGAGGCGTACGCGGACGAGCGCGCCCACGCGATCACCGGCTGGCTCGGCGCGGATGCGTACGAACTGGAGCCGCACACCGCTTCCTTCAAGCCGGACCGGCCGGGTGTAGTGGTGGTGTGCACAGACGGGCTGTGGAACTACGCGGAGGCGGCCGAGGAGATGGCGCAGGTCATCCCGCCCGACGCCGCGCTCCGCCCGCTGCACAGCGCCCGGGTTCTGGTCGGCCACGCCTTGGACGGCGGGGGCCACGACAACGTAACAGTGGCCGTCCTGCCGTTCCCGGCCCCTCCGATGGGGGCAGGATCGGCCTGA
- a CDS encoding N-acetylglucosamine kinase codes for MGVRAGVLAIDAGNSKTDVAVVAPDGRVLAEARAGGFRPPVVGVRQAVDTLAGAVDRAFAEAGVTAVDHVSACLANADLPVEERQLAAALHARAWGASTEVRNDTFAILRAGVAEPRGVAVVCGAGINCVGMRPDGRIARFPAIGRLSGDWGGGGGLAEEAIWHAARAEDGRGGPTVLARALPAHFGLDSMYALIEAFHLGHLGQERRHELTPVLFATAAAGDPVARALVDRLAEEVAAMAGVALSRLELLDEEAPVLLGGSILAARHPQLDDRIRELLAERAPKSVPRVVTASPVLGAVLLGLDHVGVPEEVHARVRAHYEGGN; via the coding sequence GTGGGCGTGAGAGCGGGTGTTCTCGCGATCGACGCGGGGAACAGCAAGACCGATGTCGCCGTCGTCGCGCCGGACGGGCGAGTGCTCGCCGAGGCGCGCGCGGGCGGGTTCCGGCCGCCCGTGGTCGGGGTGCGGCAGGCGGTGGACACACTGGCGGGGGCCGTCGACCGGGCCTTCGCCGAGGCGGGGGTCACGGCCGTGGATCACGTTTCCGCGTGTCTTGCCAACGCCGATCTCCCCGTCGAGGAGCGGCAGTTGGCCGCCGCGCTGCACGCGCGTGCGTGGGGCGCGAGTACCGAGGTGCGCAACGACACGTTCGCGATCCTGCGCGCCGGGGTCGCCGAGCCGCGTGGGGTGGCGGTGGTGTGCGGCGCGGGCATCAACTGCGTCGGCATGCGGCCCGACGGGCGCATCGCCCGCTTTCCCGCCATCGGCCGCCTCTCCGGTGACTGGGGCGGCGGCGGGGGTTTGGCCGAGGAGGCGATCTGGCATGCGGCGCGCGCCGAGGACGGCCGGGGCGGCCCGACCGTGCTGGCCCGCGCTCTGCCCGCCCACTTCGGCCTGGACTCCATGTACGCGCTGATCGAGGCCTTCCACCTCGGGCACCTGGGGCAGGAGCGGCGTCATGAGCTGACGCCGGTCCTGTTCGCCACGGCGGCGGCCGGCGACCCGGTGGCCCGCGCCCTCGTCGACCGGCTCGCGGAGGAGGTGGCGGCCATGGCGGGCGTGGCCCTGTCGCGTCTGGAACTGCTCGACGAGGAGGCCCCCGTACTTCTCGGCGGCAGCATCCTGGCGGCCCGGCACCCCCAACTCGACGACCGTATACGGGAACTGCTGGCCGAGCGCGCCCCCAAGTCCGTACCCCGGGTCGTCACCGCGAGCCCCGTCCTGGGGGCCGTGCTGCTCGGCCTCGATCACGTGGGGGTGCCCGAGGAGGTGCACGCGCGCGTGCGGGCGCATTACGAGGGCGGAAACTGA
- a CDS encoding vWA domain-containing protein, whose translation MANFSKSNVPQFSVEVYQNEYLPEGGREVNAIVTVTSTGGGTVGSAVAAPHLYTPGQGPDAAVAIMVDCSGSMDYPPTKMRGARDATAAAIDAVRDGVHFAVIGGTHVAKEVYPGGGQLAVADAGTREQAKQALRKLSAGGGTAIGTWLRLADRLLASADVAIRHGIVLTDGRNEHESAEDLKAALDACAGRFTCDARGVGTDWEVKEVTGIASALLGTADIVADPAGLSADFTQMMETAMGKEVADVALRLWTPVGTAIKFVKQVAPTVEELTDRRTEAGPRAGDYPTGSWGDESRDYHVCVEVPEAGIGQEMLAARISLVIPQAEGPAQTLGAQGLVRAVWTDDMAASTSINPQVAHYTGQAELAEAIQQGLDARKSGDIDGATAKLGRAVQLASISGNADTAKLLAKVVDVVDAPAGTVRLKAKVEEADEMTLETRSTKTVRVKK comes from the coding sequence ATGGCCAATTTCTCGAAGTCGAACGTGCCGCAGTTCTCGGTGGAGGTGTACCAGAACGAGTACCTGCCGGAAGGCGGGCGCGAGGTCAACGCGATCGTGACGGTGACCTCGACGGGCGGCGGCACCGTCGGGAGTGCGGTCGCCGCGCCGCACCTGTACACACCGGGCCAGGGCCCGGACGCGGCCGTGGCGATCATGGTCGACTGCTCGGGTTCGATGGACTACCCGCCGACCAAGATGCGCGGCGCCCGGGACGCGACGGCCGCGGCCATCGACGCCGTACGCGACGGTGTGCACTTCGCGGTGATCGGCGGCACGCATGTGGCCAAGGAGGTCTACCCCGGCGGCGGGCAGCTCGCGGTCGCCGACGCGGGGACCCGCGAGCAGGCCAAGCAGGCGCTGCGCAAGCTGAGCGCGGGCGGCGGCACCGCGATCGGTACCTGGCTGCGGCTCGCGGACCGGCTGCTGGCCTCGGCGGACGTCGCGATCCGGCACGGCATCGTGCTCACCGACGGACGGAACGAACACGAGTCGGCGGAGGACCTCAAGGCCGCGCTTGACGCCTGCGCGGGGCGCTTCACCTGTGACGCGCGGGGCGTCGGCACCGACTGGGAGGTCAAGGAGGTCACCGGGATCGCCTCCGCGCTGCTCGGCACCGCCGACATCGTCGCCGATCCGGCGGGTTTGTCCGCCGACTTCACGCAGATGATGGAGACGGCGATGGGCAAGGAGGTCGCGGACGTCGCGCTCAGGCTGTGGACGCCGGTGGGCACAGCCATCAAGTTCGTCAAGCAAGTGGCGCCCACGGTCGAGGAGTTGACCGACCGCCGCACGGAGGCGGGCCCGCGCGCCGGGGACTACCCGACCGGCTCCTGGGGAGACGAGTCCCGCGACTACCACGTGTGCGTCGAGGTGCCCGAGGCGGGCATCGGCCAGGAGATGCTCGCGGCCCGGATCTCCCTGGTGATCCCGCAAGCGGAGGGCCCCGCGCAGACCTTGGGCGCCCAGGGTCTCGTACGGGCCGTGTGGACCGACGACATGGCGGCGTCCACGTCGATCAATCCGCAGGTCGCGCACTACACGGGCCAGGCCGAACTGGCTGAAGCCATCCAGCAGGGACTGGATGCCCGCAAATCGGGAGATATCGATGGCGCAACGGCCAAGCTGGGCCGCGCCGTTCAGCTCGCCAGCATCTCCGGAAACGCCGATACGGCGAAACTGCTTGCGAAGGTAGTGGACGTGGTCGATGCCCCGGCAGGTACTGTGCGACTGAAGGCGAAGGTCGAGGAGGCCGACGAGATGACACTCGAAACGCGGTCGACCAAGACTGTTCGTGTAAAGAAATAG
- a CDS encoding 6-phospho-beta-glucosidase: MKLAVVGGGSTYTPELIDGFARLRDTLPVEELVLVDPAAERLELVGGLARRIFARQGHGGRIVTTSDLDAGIEGADAVLLQLRVGGQAAREQDETWPLECGCVGQETTGAGGLAKALRTVPVVLDIAERVRRTNPGAWIIDFTNPVGIVTRALLEAGHKAVGLCNVAIGFQRKFARLLGIAPVDVHLDHVGLNHLTWETGVRLGGPEGEDILPKLLAVHGEAVAADLRLPRHVLDRLGVVPSYYLRYYYAHDEVVREQRTKPSRAAEVAEMERQLLKMYGDPKLAEKPALLGKRGGAYYSEAAVDLAASLLGGGAGSPYQVVNTYNKGTLPFLPDDAVIEVQAAVGSSGATPLPVASVDPLYAGLMANVTAYEDLALQAALHGGRERVFRALLAHPLVGQYAYADALTDQLIAHNREHLAWA, from the coding sequence TGAGCTGGTCGGCGGCTTGGCGCGGCGCATCTTCGCGAGGCAGGGGCACGGCGGGCGCATCGTCACGACTTCCGACCTCGACGCGGGGATCGAGGGCGCCGACGCGGTCCTGCTGCAACTGCGTGTCGGCGGACAGGCAGCGCGTGAGCAGGACGAGACCTGGCCGCTGGAGTGCGGCTGTGTCGGGCAGGAGACGACCGGTGCGGGCGGGCTCGCGAAGGCGTTGCGTACGGTGCCGGTGGTGCTGGACATCGCGGAGCGCGTACGGCGGACGAATCCGGGCGCCTGGATCATCGACTTCACCAATCCGGTGGGCATCGTGACCCGCGCCCTGCTCGAAGCAGGTCATAAAGCGGTCGGGTTGTGCAATGTAGCGATCGGTTTCCAGCGGAAGTTCGCACGGCTGCTCGGCATCGCGCCCGTCGACGTGCACCTCGATCATGTCGGGCTCAACCACCTCACCTGGGAGACGGGTGTACGACTCGGAGGGCCCGAGGGCGAGGACATCCTGCCGAAGCTGCTGGCAGTGCATGGCGAAGCCGTCGCCGCCGACCTGCGCCTGCCCCGCCACGTCCTCGACCGCCTCGGTGTCGTCCCCTCCTACTACCTGCGCTACTACTACGCGCACGACGAGGTCGTACGGGAGCAGCGTACGAAGCCGTCGCGGGCCGCTGAAGTGGCCGAGATGGAGCGGCAGTTGCTGAAGATGTACGGCGATCCGAAGCTCGCCGAGAAGCCGGCGCTGCTGGGCAAGCGGGGTGGAGCGTACTACTCGGAGGCGGCCGTGGACCTCGCGGCCTCGCTGCTCGGTGGCGGGGCGGGAAGTCCGTACCAGGTCGTGAACACGTACAACAAGGGGACGCTGCCCTTCCTGCCGGACGACGCCGTCATCGAGGTCCAGGCGGCCGTCGGATCCAGCGGGGCCACTCCGCTGCCGGTGGCGTCGGTGGATCCGCTGTACGCGGGACTGATGGCGAACGTGACCGCGTACGAGGACCTGGCGCTTCAGGCCGCGCTGCACGGGGGACGCGAGCGGGTGTTCCGTGCGCTGCTCGCGCATCCGCTCGTCGGCCAGTACGCGTATGCCGACGCCCTCACCGATCAGCTGATCGCGCACAACCGGGAGCACCTCGCGTGGGCGTGA